One Verrucomicrobiota bacterium genomic window carries:
- a CDS encoding F0F1 ATP synthase subunit alpha, with protein MSSILQEIEAQIAGVKTSVSRQNVGTVREISDGVAKIEGLTDAMLNEMLDFGGGVIGIALNLEETEVGAIVLGDYLGVREGAEVKTTGKLLSVPVGKGLLGRVVDTLGQPVDGKGPIAATTYYPVEKIAPGIVKRKSVSQPVQTGIMGIDAMIPIGRGQRELIIGDRSTGKTTIGVDTMINQARMNKVGRASNDPAFRPVYNIYVAVGQKQSNIARVIAELEKADALADTIVVAAGADAPAAAQYLAPFAGAAMGEWFMDNGMDALIIYDDLSKQAVAYRQVSLVLKRPSGREAYPGDVFYLHSRLLERSARVNEANGNGSLTALPIIETQAGDVSAYIPTNVISITDGQIYLETDLFYQGIRPAISVGLSVSRVGSAAQIKAMKQVAGKIKLDLAQFRELAAFAQFGSDLDAKTQATLERGKRIVELFKQDQYNPIPVEIQVAVLWTMQNNLLDDVAVEKVKDFQKKLTDFLTTRKEKLLTTIRNEKAVGDAIAAELKTAVAEFKQTYR; from the coding sequence ATGAGCAGCATCCTCCAGGAAATCGAAGCCCAGATCGCCGGCGTCAAGACCAGCGTCTCCCGCCAGAACGTCGGCACCGTCCGTGAAATCTCCGACGGCGTCGCCAAGATCGAGGGCCTCACCGACGCCATGCTCAACGAGATGCTCGATTTCGGCGGCGGCGTCATCGGCATCGCGCTCAACCTCGAGGAAACCGAAGTCGGCGCCATCGTCCTCGGCGATTACCTCGGCGTCCGCGAAGGCGCGGAAGTCAAGACCACCGGCAAGCTCCTCTCCGTGCCCGTCGGCAAGGGACTCCTTGGCCGCGTGGTGGACACGCTCGGCCAGCCCGTGGACGGCAAGGGGCCGATCGCCGCGACCACCTACTATCCGGTCGAAAAAATCGCGCCCGGCATCGTGAAGCGCAAATCCGTCAGCCAGCCCGTGCAGACGGGCATCATGGGCATTGACGCGATGATCCCGATCGGCCGCGGCCAGCGCGAGCTCATCATCGGCGACCGTTCGACCGGCAAGACCACGATCGGCGTGGACACGATGATCAACCAGGCCCGCATGAACAAAGTGGGCCGCGCTTCGAACGACCCGGCCTTCCGGCCTGTTTACAACATCTACGTGGCCGTCGGGCAGAAGCAGTCCAACATCGCCCGCGTCATTGCAGAACTCGAAAAGGCCGACGCGCTCGCGGACACCATCGTCGTGGCGGCCGGCGCCGACGCGCCCGCGGCAGCGCAGTATCTTGCGCCCTTCGCGGGCGCGGCGATGGGCGAATGGTTCATGGACAACGGCATGGACGCCCTCATCATCTACGATGACCTCTCCAAGCAGGCCGTCGCGTATCGGCAGGTGTCGCTCGTGCTCAAGCGCCCGTCCGGCCGCGAGGCGTATCCGGGCGACGTCTTCTACCTGCACTCGCGCCTGCTCGAGCGCAGCGCGCGCGTGAACGAGGCCAACGGCAACGGCTCACTCACCGCGTTGCCCATCATCGAGACGCAGGCCGGCGACGTCTCGGCCTACATCCCCACGAACGTCATCTCGATCACCGACGGGCAGATTTATCTGGAAACGGATTTGTTCTACCAGGGCATCCGGCCCGCCATCTCGGTCGGTCTGTCCGTGAGCCGCGTCGGTTCGGCCGCGCAAATCAAGGCGATGAAGCAGGTCGCCGGCAAGATCAAGCTCGACCTCGCGCAGTTCCGCGAGCTGGCGGCGTTTGCGCAATTTGGCTCCGACCTGGACGCCAAGACGCAGGCCACGCTCGAGCGCGGCAAGCGCATCGTCGAGCTATTCAAGCAGGACCAATACAACCCCATCCCCGTCGAAATCCAGGTGGCCGTGCTCTGGACGATGCAAAACAACCTGCTCGACGACGTGGCGGTGGAGAAGGTGAAGGACTTCCAGAAAAAGCTCACCGACTTCCTCACGACGCGCAAAGAGAAGCTGCTCACGACCATCCGCAATGAGAAGGCCGTCGGCGACGCCATTGCCGCGGAATTGAAGACGGCCGTGGCGGAATTCAAGCAGACGTATCGGTAA
- a CDS encoding F0F1 ATP synthase subunit delta translates to MKTSKQARRDAKQLFTTCRTAGVLDEARVRSAVAAVIAQKPRGYVAILHHFQRLVKLDIARRTATVESATPLAPDAQARLTASLVTRHGAGLSTHFAANPALIGGLRIKVGSDVYDGSIRGRLDALADSF, encoded by the coding sequence GTGAAAACCAGCAAACAAGCCCGGCGCGACGCCAAGCAGCTCTTTACGACCTGCCGCACCGCTGGCGTGCTCGACGAGGCGCGCGTCCGCTCCGCCGTCGCCGCGGTGATTGCGCAGAAGCCCCGCGGCTACGTGGCGATCCTGCATCACTTCCAGCGCCTCGTGAAACTCGACATCGCCCGTCGCACGGCGACCGTCGAGAGCGCGACGCCGCTCGCGCCCGACGCGCAGGCGCGCCTGACCGCGAGCCTCGTCACGCGGCACGGGGCGGGCCTCTCCACGCACTTCGCCGCCAACCCCGCTCTCATCGGCGGCCTGCGCATCAAGGTCGGCAGCGACGTTTATGACGGCAGCATCCGCGGCCGACTCGACGCGCTCGCAGACAGTTTCTGA
- the atpF gene encoding F0F1 ATP synthase subunit B has protein sequence MNSIFFLAASAAEGGGPLDAVTKTFGWNPQMFFSQVVAFVIVALVLKKFAYQPVLDMLDERKKRIAESLENAEKIKAELARTEAARQEILGKANADATKFIEEARAAAAKVLEVESQKAIATANQIIVKAREANDAELARMKAELRREMGRLVVETTGKVAGKVLTLEDQQRLTEETNRQLAA, from the coding sequence ATGAACTCGATCTTCTTCCTCGCGGCCTCGGCGGCCGAGGGTGGCGGCCCGCTCGACGCGGTGACCAAGACCTTCGGTTGGAACCCGCAGATGTTCTTCTCACAGGTCGTCGCCTTCGTCATCGTGGCGCTCGTCCTCAAGAAGTTCGCCTACCAGCCCGTGCTCGACATGCTCGACGAGCGCAAGAAACGCATCGCTGAAAGCCTCGAAAACGCCGAGAAGATCAAGGCCGAGCTCGCCCGCACCGAGGCCGCGCGACAGGAGATTCTCGGCAAGGCCAACGCCGACGCGACGAAGTTCATCGAGGAAGCCCGGGCCGCCGCGGCGAAGGTGCTCGAGGTCGAATCACAGAAGGCCATCGCCACGGCCAACCAGATCATTGTCAAGGCCCGCGAGGCCAACGACGCCGAGCTGGCCCGCATGAAGGCCGAGTTGCGCCGTGAGATGGGCCGACTCGTCGTCGAGACCACCGGCAAGGTCGCCGGAAAGGTCCTCACCCTGGAAGACCAGCAGCGCCTCACGGAGGAGACGAACCGGCAGTTGGCCGCCTGA
- a CDS encoding ATP synthase F0 subunit C, with protein MLPMFAEMGGLVHVGLAGLGSAIGVGLIGMKAAEATGRNPGAAGAIRNQAILFAALAEAIIFFAIFLVK; from the coding sequence ATGCTGCCCATGTTTGCTGAAATGGGAGGATTGGTTCACGTCGGCCTGGCCGGTCTCGGCTCGGCCATCGGCGTGGGTCTCATCGGCATGAAGGCCGCCGAAGCCACGGGCCGCAACCCGGGCGCGGCGGGCGCGATCCGCAACCAGGCCATCTTGTTCGCGGCCTTGGCGGAGGCGATCATCTTCTTCGCCATCTTCCTCGTGAAGTAA
- the atpB gene encoding F0F1 ATP synthase subunit A — protein MLKSLLAATLLTLLPITGSAADKAPAAPVPKQDATRRTGAVQGDAVAPVTADGANAGAPQPPKAVKHHAEEAGLSAKAVPLFEIGPFVVTNSMMVTWVVAVGLIVLAQMATSKQQLVPSGLQNFVEWMVGSLYEFFEGILGGHMAKKTFWFFATIFIFILFTNWFGLLPGVGTVGWGAHAEGSFILPKFHHVESPLLRGGNADLNMTSAMALLFFVLWIVWSIQEIGVVGFLKHIFGDGKGGIFMVGIMLFVGVLEVISIAFRPVSLSFRLYGNVFAGENILESMTVLVPWLGWALPIPFYFLELLVGLVQALVFALLTAVFTAMMVGDHAHEEGHEAHH, from the coding sequence ATGTTGAAGTCCCTGCTCGCGGCGACCCTGCTGACGCTGCTTCCCATCACCGGGAGCGCGGCAGACAAGGCACCCGCCGCGCCCGTCCCGAAGCAGGACGCAACCCGCCGCACCGGCGCGGTCCAGGGCGACGCCGTGGCGCCCGTGACCGCAGACGGCGCGAATGCTGGTGCGCCGCAGCCTCCGAAAGCTGTCAAGCATCATGCCGAGGAAGCCGGGTTGTCGGCGAAGGCAGTGCCGCTGTTCGAGATCGGGCCGTTCGTTGTGACCAACTCGATGATGGTAACGTGGGTCGTGGCGGTCGGGCTCATCGTCCTTGCGCAGATGGCCACCAGCAAACAGCAGCTCGTTCCGTCGGGCTTGCAGAACTTCGTCGAGTGGATGGTTGGCAGCCTATACGAGTTCTTCGAGGGCATCCTCGGCGGGCACATGGCGAAGAAGACGTTTTGGTTCTTCGCGACCATCTTCATCTTCATCCTGTTCACAAACTGGTTCGGCTTGCTGCCGGGCGTTGGCACTGTCGGCTGGGGGGCGCACGCAGAAGGCAGCTTCATCCTGCCGAAATTTCACCACGTCGAGTCGCCCCTGCTGCGCGGTGGCAACGCCGACTTGAACATGACTTCGGCGATGGCGCTGCTGTTCTTCGTCCTGTGGATCGTCTGGTCCATCCAGGAAATCGGCGTCGTCGGTTTCCTCAAGCACATTTTCGGCGACGGCAAGGGCGGCATCTTCATGGTCGGCATCATGCTGTTTGTGGGCGTGCTGGAGGTCATCTCCATCGCGTTCCGGCCCGTGTCGCTGAGCTTCCGCCTCTACGGCAACGTGTTCGCCGGCGAGAACATCCTCGAGTCCATGACTGTGCTGGTGCCTTGGCTGGGCTGGGCGCTGCCGATTCCGTTTTACTTTCTCGAACTGCTTGTTGGCCTCGTGCAAGCGCTGGTGTTCGCGCTCCTGACCGCGGTGTTCACCGCGATGATGGTCGGCGACCACGCGCATGAGGAAGGCCACGAGGCGCATCACTAA
- a CDS encoding DNA primase, with protein MAGFISESTKEQIRGASDIVEIVQSYIGPLKRTGANFSALCPFHREKTPSFSVNPSKQIFYCFGCHKGGDVFKFVSLYENIPFPDALRRLAERARIPIEFDQSPGAQQQRHVKDILLQMHEQITQRWHAALLNDAAGQVARDYLARRGVTDDAVKLFRLGYAPDKWDDTVNWSRGKGFDAALVEQGGLILKRDGGDGHYDRFRGRLIFPICDAQGRVIGFSGRILAGDDKTAKYVNSPETPIFSKGRVCFGLDKSHRAISEKDCAIICEGQLDLIAIFMSGVQHVVAPQGTALTAEHARLLKRYADEVVLCFDADNAGQNATVRALDALLAAGLAIRVATVPAPHDPDSFIKQNGGPAFAELIRRAEGFFDYYLNRLCATNDVHTDKGRSAVQRAMAEAAWKTNDEVTLQHCAQKTAGRLGVPPGAVLAEFKKGPPTLGAPRAAADAPAQAEAARPPSRPNAQEFWLLRLLLLHDELVAFAMAHLDTTWLAHADARHILSVRIAAQREGRWTHLAAMLDELGDDTSRSLATEAVANGADGIPNPEQQLLDVLTGIRNAALDRRLAALTQQLNQPGMDEPTQLAILQSQHELRRDKQQPLRPVTPR; from the coding sequence ATGGCCGGCTTCATCTCTGAATCCACGAAGGAGCAGATCCGCGGCGCGAGCGACATCGTCGAGATCGTGCAATCCTACATCGGGCCGTTGAAGCGCACCGGCGCGAACTTCTCCGCGCTCTGTCCGTTTCACCGGGAGAAGACGCCGAGCTTCAGCGTGAATCCCTCGAAGCAGATTTTTTACTGCTTTGGCTGCCACAAGGGCGGCGACGTGTTCAAGTTCGTCAGCCTCTACGAGAACATCCCGTTTCCCGACGCGCTGCGGCGGCTCGCCGAACGGGCGCGCATCCCGATTGAGTTCGACCAGTCGCCCGGCGCGCAACAGCAGCGCCACGTGAAGGACATCCTGCTGCAAATGCACGAGCAGATCACGCAGCGCTGGCACGCCGCGTTGCTCAACGACGCCGCCGGGCAGGTCGCCCGCGATTACCTCGCCCGCCGCGGCGTGACCGACGATGCCGTGAAGCTCTTCCGCCTCGGCTACGCGCCCGACAAATGGGACGACACCGTGAACTGGTCGCGCGGGAAGGGCTTCGACGCCGCGCTCGTCGAGCAGGGTGGGCTCATCCTCAAACGCGACGGCGGCGACGGCCACTACGACCGCTTCCGCGGGCGGCTGATCTTTCCGATTTGCGACGCGCAGGGGCGCGTCATCGGCTTCAGCGGGCGCATCCTCGCCGGCGACGACAAGACCGCGAAATACGTGAACTCGCCCGAGACGCCGATCTTCAGCAAGGGCCGCGTCTGCTTCGGCCTCGACAAATCGCACCGCGCCATCAGCGAGAAAGACTGCGCGATCATCTGCGAAGGGCAGCTCGACTTGATCGCCATTTTCATGTCCGGCGTGCAGCACGTCGTCGCCCCGCAGGGCACCGCGCTCACCGCCGAGCACGCGCGCCTGCTCAAGCGCTACGCGGACGAAGTCGTGCTGTGCTTCGACGCCGACAACGCCGGCCAGAACGCCACCGTCCGCGCGCTCGACGCGTTGCTCGCCGCCGGGCTCGCCATCCGCGTCGCCACAGTGCCCGCGCCGCACGACCCCGACAGTTTCATCAAGCAGAACGGCGGTCCCGCATTTGCCGAACTCATCCGCCGCGCCGAGGGGTTCTTCGACTACTACCTCAACCGGCTCTGCGCCACGAACGATGTCCACACCGACAAGGGCCGCTCCGCCGTGCAACGCGCGATGGCGGAAGCCGCGTGGAAGACGAATGACGAAGTGACGCTTCAGCACTGCGCGCAAAAGACGGCCGGCCGGCTCGGAGTCCCCCCCGGCGCCGTGCTCGCGGAATTCAAGAAAGGCCCGCCGACCCTCGGCGCGCCGCGAGCCGCCGCGGATGCGCCCGCCCAGGCCGAAGCGGCCAGACCGCCAAGCCGCCCCAATGCGCAGGAATTCTGGCTGCTGCGGCTGTTGCTGCTTCACGACGAGCTTGTGGCGTTCGCGATGGCGCACCTCGACACCACGTGGCTCGCGCATGCGGACGCGCGGCACATTCTCTCCGTCCGAATCGCCGCGCAGCGCGAAGGCCGCTGGACGCATCTTGCCGCAATGCTCGACGAACTCGGCGACGACACCAGCCGCTCGCTCGCCACCGAGGCCGTCGCCAACGGCGCCGATGGAATCCCGAATCCCGAGCAGCAACTCCTGGATGTGCTCACGGGCATCCGCAACGCCGCGCTCGACCGGCGGCTCGCGGCATTGACGCAGCAACTCAACCAGCCCGGCATGGACGAACCGACGCAGCTCGCCATTCTCCAATCCCAGCACGAGCTTCGACGCGACAAGCAACAGCCGTTGCGGCCGGTCACTCCGCGGTGA
- a CDS encoding UPF0365 family protein has protein sequence MNPELLQFAALTDILKAAGWGVGGLIALIAAIIVLNFGFIYIRAMFSGAKVTFKELVALRLRSLPVAHVVDTRITAVKSGLPLTIDDLSTHFLAGGSIEMVVQALIAAKKAGIHLTFDSACAIDLATKGTGKTVLEAVKTSVNPKVIDCPNPGTGKTTIDGVAKDGIIVKAKARVTVRTNLVRFVGGATEETIVARVGEGIVSTIGSADSYKVVLENPDRISKTVLDKALDASTAFEILSIDIADVDVGENVGAKLQAEQAEANKLVAQAQAEVRRAAAVATEQEMIARVAEMRARVVEAEAQVPLAMAEAFRSGNLGVMDYYKMKNIQSDTGMRESIAGAGAAPKP, from the coding sequence ATGAATCCTGAACTGCTCCAATTCGCCGCCCTGACCGACATTTTGAAAGCCGCCGGCTGGGGTGTCGGCGGTTTGATCGCGCTGATCGCCGCCATCATCGTCCTCAACTTCGGCTTCATCTACATCCGCGCGATGTTCTCCGGAGCCAAGGTCACCTTCAAAGAACTCGTCGCCCTCCGGCTCCGCAGCCTCCCGGTCGCCCACGTCGTGGACACCCGCATCACCGCGGTGAAATCCGGGCTGCCGTTGACCATTGACGACCTTTCCACGCACTTCCTCGCGGGCGGCAGCATCGAGATGGTCGTGCAGGCGCTCATCGCCGCGAAGAAGGCCGGCATCCATCTCACCTTCGACAGCGCGTGCGCGATCGACCTCGCCACCAAGGGCACCGGCAAGACCGTGCTCGAGGCCGTCAAGACGTCCGTCAACCCCAAGGTCATCGACTGCCCGAACCCCGGCACGGGCAAGACCACCATCGATGGCGTGGCCAAGGATGGCATCATCGTCAAGGCCAAGGCCCGCGTCACCGTCCGCACAAATCTCGTGCGCTTCGTGGGCGGCGCGACCGAGGAGACCATCGTCGCGCGTGTCGGCGAGGGCATCGTGAGCACCATCGGCTCGGCTGACAGCTACAAGGTCGTGCTCGAGAATCCCGACCGCATCTCCAAGACCGTGCTCGACAAGGCGCTCGACGCCAGCACGGCGTTCGAGATCCTCTCGATCGACATCGCGGACGTGGACGTCGGCGAAAACGTCGGCGCCAAGCTCCAAGCCGAGCAGGCCGAGGCGAACAAACTCGTCGCGCAGGCGCAGGCCGAAGTCCGCCGCGCCGCCGCCGTGGCGACCGAGCAGGAAATGATTGCGCGCGTGGCCGAGATGCGCGCGCGCGTGGTCGAAGCCGAGGCTCAGGTTCCGCTCGCAATGGCCGAGGCCTTCCGAAGCGGCAACCTTGGCGTGATGGACTACTACAAAATGAAGAACATCCAGTCCGACACCGGCATGCGCGAAAGCATCGCCGGCGCGGGCGCCGCGCCCAAGCCCTGA